TAGGGGTATTTTTGCctttttacttatttaatttaAGCAATTTTTGTATGATATTTATCATTTAACATAtgtaatgataataataataataataataataataataataataataataataataataataataataataataataataataataataataataataataataataatgatgataataataaatgagagaATGATACATGACATTAAGATAAATTTAAGAAGAGAATGTTATGTGACATGTTGGGAATATTACTTTAAGGTTATctttaaaagattaaaaataaaaatttattaGCTTGTGAATAAAATTTAATAGCATacgattttgttttgttttgttttgtgtgaCTTGTGTTTTCGTACTATGCTCGGACTTTGCATGCGTACTTTTACCATCATCAAACCTTCTCGATGATGTCATAGACGGGGTTGCACCTTATTATCATCTTATGCAAATGATGTGCACTACAAATACATGTATTATCTTGTCGACGGTATATATCTGGAGTGGGTCATCTTAACGAAAAGTCTTTCTTGCCATGATGATGAAAAACAATTGAACTACAAGAAAAAACATGAGTCGACGAGAAAAGATATCGAAGAGGCTTCATTACCATGGGTGTTATATGCAATAGATCTCACTAAGTCACTATACCATGTAGTCTTAGGCTACTTTCGTGATATATGTCTACGTTAAATTACATGTGTCACATTTCTCTTTGTATAAGTACATGCTTTAACTTTTGATGTAATTTTCATAAATATCAATTGCAGTTGTCTATAAGTAATGTATAATCCCTTTTAGTTAACTATATTCAGGTAAACTCTATTTCTTATTTTATGTATGAGTTTCAAACATAATTATGTAATTACATTTAATATTCATAGAAAGCatatatacttttcgaaaaaccACTAACTCACACACTCACTAATTCTACTTTAAAAATTACATTTAATAATCATAGAAAGCATATATATTTTCTGAAAAACCACTAACTCGCACACTTACTAATTCTACTTCTAAATATACACATTTATGTTCACCATGGGACTAGAACCCTCAAATTTATGGAAAAGGACACCTATCCATCACACCTTGCTACTTGGTACTGCTAGACCACAAAGCCTTGGTTAAAAGCTTAGTTAAAATTAAACATCTTTGATAAGTTCGGAGAGAAGTACTAGAATAGAActaatgtttgtttgttttctttTAATTGTATTTAACTATTTATTATTCAATATTATAAGTCTCATCTTGGTCACATATGTATTGTAAGGTTGTATTATATAACACTTACCACATTTTTTTTGTGTAATGCAAGTGAGGAAAATGTGTATCCAAGCTCGTTTTGAGGTACTAACTTTCAAGTCTCATCTTGTTCAATGGTCGTTTGTTGCGGTTCATAGTTTGTATCGAGTTTTTTTAACTACTTGTTACATATAATAATTTGATGTGTTTTGCAATTCAAGAATTATTTTATACGAAAATGATGTTTGTATCATTGATATGAATATAGTTATTACATAGACAAACAATCAAAACTTACTCATATATCCGAAGTTGTTTCGAATAATTAATAATTTGGTTTTTAGCTTAAACGGCAACAAGTTGTATGATTGTATCTTGAGTATTATTTACGCGTTCAAGTACCTCTTAAGACAAATGTATAAATCATATGATGTCTGTAAATTTGTAATTCTATAAAATGTATTCAATAATCTATTAGTATTTAGCAATATTTCATTTATTCCTTGATGgaaaaaaaaaccaacaaaaaaataTAATCAAAAGGCAATTAAGAGGGATAAAAGGGCATACCCCTCTCCCCTACCCCATAAACAGAACCAAAAGTGCAAAAGTGGGATTCTAGAATTAACATGATGGCATGTGGTTTTTGTGTATCTATCTCATTAAACATCAAATAGTTGACCTCATTGATGAGTTCCTTTGACAAACAATTTCTTGATGATGAATATATACAAATGCCCATTAGTGAGTAGTGACCATAAACAATCCCAAAGTGGCAATGGCTGTCAGGATCATATGCCATAAGTAGCAAGATGCTTGTCATAAGCCTGTTTATTCATAGGAAACaagattttttataaaaacatacaATAAACACTAGTATTTTATTTAGAATTTATAACAATATGATTCAATTTGCAATATATGCATATCTCTAGCAAATGTTTGGATAAATATGCAATCTACACACTataaatttcttttttttataaatatatcaaAAGTTTCAAAAGTTGGTCCAAATATTATAAGATGAACTTTTATTTATAGATATTTATTTAAGTTGGTAAAAGTAATCGACACCTTAAACTCAATCTTTAAGAccgcccgtagtggggcgtgatttttaaaaaaaatttgaaaaaaaacgcCCTAAAACGCTCCCaccccattacatggggcgttattaggcgttattttttgaaaaaaatgttgCTCGCGTTATAATGAAAACGCCCAAGAACCTGCCATGTTTCCTGCCATGTTTGACTTGAAGGGGCATGTGGCCAATGGGATGTCTCCATTGTTTGACTAGCCTCtttgctttattattattattatttttttttcttcaaatGATTGAATGTGGGTTATTGgtataatgccccactacgccacttttgctataatgcccaaaCACCGACTaggatgccacgtgtcggataatgccccatgataGGGGCATTATACAaacttaccactacacatggtctaacaaGTGAATAAAACccaatatattaaaattaaaattaaaactagAACATAAAAGCTAAAAAATCTTAAAATAATGTGTAGATATGCATACGCATTTattttgttggttttttttttttttttgaacggccaagaAAAAATGAAGTTGTTGAGTTGATAGATATCATCATAAATATATTCATAATTAAACCTTTTAAAAAGTATAATATCTTATtcatcttttattttatttttttagtatatAATTTTTTTACCGAGTATGTGAAATTATTTCTAAGTATCTATTTTTTTCAGAAATTTAACATAAGTCAACTTTGTATATTTCAAGACACTTGTGACAATTCATGGATACGTACGTTATTTTTCTTTAATATAGATGCAAAGTACGGTTTGACCTGATTATCTTTTATATAAATATACAAAAAAAGACATATATGTGATTATATCTTGCTTCGAACTTTTAATTTATGTTATTTACACAACTAATTcgaaaatatatttatataacacATATATATTCCTAGTAAAATCTCATTCATAACAAAGTTATTAGCAACGTAAACCCTTCCATCTAAATCAAAAATGCATTTATATATCATGCTTTTATTAGAATTCATAATCATCCTCTTATACATATTTATAAgcacatctgtaaaaaaaaaaagtaaagaaaaaaTTATCGAGTCGGTAGTTTTGACTGATGCAAGTTTTTTTTACGCGTTAGTGTAAATTTTGTAcgaatataaatattttttacgCCTCATGTAAATGTGGTTATACggcatttaattttttttttttgctgaaacaagtgattttttatgacttttgagaaaaaaaatcGGAAAAACCTTTTGGATAGtctagttctcatggttctcacaactcaaggTGATTCTCATTTTAACTCATCCAAATATATAACCATAAAGTGTCCAAACTATACATTTTTCAAACAAAAAGACTCAAATttaaaaagtttttgaaaacttacCGAACTCATAACAATCAAGAAACTGATCAACATGCCATCCCGGCAACGTTTCCGTCAAATACTCTGAAATACTCCCTGTCTGATCCATTTCTCCTTGACTCAAACTATAATTCGAATACGGATAGTTATCGTTAACCGAAGCGCTTCTTTGATCTGCTGAGCTGCCAAAAGCTTTTGTGCTTTCAACAGACCCGTTTGAATTCGATGAAGACGGAGTCTGCTGAAATGAATTATCGTAGCAGGATAACGAAGCCGACAACTTAACTCCCGTTAGTAGAAACCGCGTGTGTTTCTTCGTGTGTTCGCTCGCTTTGTGAATTGGAATGTCGCATTCTCTGCATAAAATCGCTCGGTCTTCTTTGCAAAATAGAAAGGCTCTCCTCTCCTGATTGTTGTTCAAAAACAAATGTAATTCTAATTTAATATAAATAGATATATAGAATATTAGGCAAATTACAGAAGAATAACAGTTAAACGGGTAACAAGCTGCAGTCATTGAAAAATACAGAATTATGCATCGGTTTCAacaaattttattatttaaagtTATTTACTATAGATGCAGAATTCTGAATTCTGAATTCTGTTTGATGAAATTGTCTCGTCCTGTCTGGTTTCTTGCCAGCTGGGtttctttttttaataaaattttgccgttaaaaaaaaatcagATTCTTTATAAATAAAAGTGTTACAATACCTGACAAATATCGCAGCGAGGGGAGTCTTTGAAAGACGGATGAATGAGCGAGAAACGAAGATGTTTGTTAGCGAGCTTGTTGGCATGGTGGACGCAGTGGTCGCAGGCGGAGCAAAGGGAGGCTTCATCCGCGGTGCAATACACAACGGCCTCGGATTTGTGACAAACGTCGCATTGGATCTTCATGACTAGTGTCAAGTGTGGTGAAGTGGGGTTTGAGGAATTATAAGATGTGATGGCACCTACGATATGAACAAGTGAGTATATATGGAGTGAGAAAGATAGGGGTGGGGGTCACAGCTAAGCTGTTTTATGACTTTATCAGGATTATTGTTGATATAGTTTTGAATGTGTATGAGGTGTAGGGGGTACTAGTGACAAAAATAAAGTGGCAACTTGGATCAAGTGGTGGGGGAGATGAGAgctttaattttataaaaaaagtgCACTTTTATTGGAATAATGATATGATAGAATATATAACTATATCTAGACTAGATTTATATGAACTTTATCTATTTTATATGAACTTTCTAGTAGTCGCTCGCTAGATTTGACAAACGAGCACCTAGCACCTTTATGTTTTAAAGTCTAagaggctgtttgtttacctttgatgcttttaatggttcagaccttttactggttcaacatttaatggttcagactgtttgttttacAAGCAAATATCTTAATGGTTTAgatatttgcctctgaatgattaagacatctaatctgaattggtcagacatttgcctctgaatggttaagcattatactgagtctgaatggttaagacctctaatctgaattggtcagacatttgcctctgaacggttaagcattataccagttcttaatggttcagacctcttattgttTCAGCACtaaatggttcagacctcttactcgttcaacacttaaccattaaGAAGTTGTCAAACAACCCCTAACCGAAGCCCAATCCTAAACCGGTGATTGTAGGGGTGTTGATTGGATATGTTTTTTGGGTTTTAGGCTGTGGGTTGTTATTCGGTTTTTGTCCTTGAAAAGTTtaattgaaacccaaccctaatAACAACCGGTTTAATCGGGTTTTGGGTGTTCGATTACCAAGTCAATCATATTTACAAATTCTATAAAGACAAACAACATAAAATCAAACTAGAAAAATCAAAATATCACCGATATTCTATCATGTGTACATAACTAAATACCTGAACAACAAAAACAAGTTACACTCCGTAGGTGTAGATTAGGTTTGGTATATGGGTTTAAGTTTCGGGTTATTCATggtttttgtttatgttttaaagTCTAACCGAAGCCCAACCCTAATAACAATCAGGTTAATCAAGTTTCAAGTTTGTTCGGATAGGGGTTTTACATCGTGTACAAATGGGGTCGGGTCAGGTTGATCGGGTACGTTAAATTGACAGGCCTAGGTGATAGGGCATTAGTCCAATGACCTTGTGGTTTAGCGACATTAGAGTTTGCCCTCCACAAATGTGGTGCGGGTTCAAATCCATGCAACTGTGTGTTGATTTGGTGGTATTTTAGAAGTTAAAGCAGTTAGTTATAATAAATTAACCAGTTATTAACGTTTAATGCTCTCACACATCGTAGACACAAAAAGCCTTTCGGTTTTTGTAGTACGTTTAGAGCTAACTTTCTATTTCTTCAGCCTTATAATACTAAAGTTAGGGACGACAATTCTTGACACGACCCGTTAACCCGACCCAAACCTGACACAAAAAACAGGTTTGAATCGACTAACACAACCCGTTTAAAAAAACGTGTTGGGTTTGAGTTGACCCGTATTAAAAACGGGTCGGGTTGACGGGTTCAGGTTGACCCGTATAAAAAACGGGTTGACCCATTAACCCTTTTAACTATTTAGAAAAaaatcttttatatatatttttttgtttttccgtttttattttacatggttagttataataatgttaattttgatacattttattatttatttgtcacactcatactcatcattaaacatgttatTGATAACACGCCTAAAACCCAATAACTCATTTATAAATCATCAACTTATATGACTCATTTCAAaatatgggttaaacgggtcgggttcgggttgactcGAATTTATATGGGTCGGTTAGGGTTGAAATCTTTGACCCGAATAAtaatatgggtcgggttcgggttgaacatTTCAACCCACCAACTCACCAACCCGCAACCCGTCAACCCATCAACCCGACACGATTGACACCCATAACTAAAGCATGTCTCATTATAGGCAAATTGTTACATTTAGACAGGGTGTTGCCAAAAGTGCCATATTTTACAttatggattaggatcaaatacaaagaacaacataaataagaagggtaagaaggattCTAATCCACTGATCTTAGATTTGAAGGGTTGAGATTAATTTCAGAGAAAAGAAAAGAATGGAAGGGCATAAAAGGAATTTAATATTTATTGACTTTCTCTCTGCACATGCAAGTaaacgtccataacttttttcatacaacatttgttttttaaaaaaaaaatcaccataaaaacacattgttttttatctttaatatgagtatgatattgttatataaaaataaaaaaaaatttcatttttaccGGGTTTTCTTTGTATTGTGTTAAAGGTTCTGGTCATTGTGTATTTCAACTGGGTTTTAGTCTTTACATTTTTACTAaggtttctatacattgtgttattattaAAACTTATAATGCAACGTTAATTTGGCTTATGTCAATTGCGTTCTTATTACAACCTATGACACCAtgtatgacacaatgaagataGTGTTATATTTgagttttctatacattgtgttataggttctagTCATTGTGTGTATTATGCTATCGATTGTGTTTTAATctttgtccattgtgttttttgTTTTGTTACGCATTGTGTTTTAATCcgttgttcattgtgttttattgtgttgtccattgtgttttagtctgCTGTCCATTGTATCTTTTATCTgctgtcatcaattgtgtttttagttaATTTAATACTCATTGTGTTTAGTCTGCTATCCATTGTGTCTTCTATCTGTTGTCATCGATTGTGTTTTTGGtctactttccattgtgttttaagTTTGATTGTGTTGTAGTCTgctgtccattgtgtcttttatctgctgtcatcaattgtgtttttagtttgatactcattgtgtttAGTCTgatatccattgtgtcttttatctgttgtcatcgattgtgtttttggtctactttccattgtgtttttagtttaatactcattgtgttttatgttatgtACATTGTGTAATACGTAGCTGGGTTTTCtcattgtgttttatgttatgtccattgtgtaatacgcaactgggttttcgttTTTTCCTAAATATAaaaatatggtactcatattaaagatgaAAAGAcgcttgattttatggtataatttcTTTTAAAAAACAAATGCCGTATAAAAAAGATATGGACGTTTAAAAAATAGGGGGGAAtagcatgtgacttgcatgtgcataATCTTTTATTCTTTTTGACAAAATCACCCTTCCCACTTGATTtcttttgggacacttgtcactctatagtgccttcttacacttcttatttttatatTCTACTAgtagtaagacccgtgtgcaaataCGGGAAgtttttagaaaaccatgcataacacattttaatagaaagtataggtatatagatattgtaccaaaacgtgttatctacTATAGCTAATAGACAACCATAAAAATAGATCATCGATTAATATATCAATTACATACGACTATTTCCATTCACGTATCCAAAAAAGGGAGTACCCACCTATTGACAATGTAAACTGCTTATAGACATAAGTacatataaaagatgtctaacaactTAAAagaatttgaatacaacttaaGTTTCAACAAACATTAACTACGAACACACGATCACATGCCTCAACAACTTTCACCAAAGCTCAATCaaggttgatcaggcctttggCTTCCAACAATTCTTTTACTTCAACAGATGATAGgtcttcaacagactttagacttCAGCAGATCTTTGTGTATAACAGTCTTTATAGATCAGCAGACTTTAGAAATCAGCAGATCTTTGTGTATAACAGTGTTTATAGACCAGCAAACTCTGATGAGACTATCCGCTGATGATGCTCAACCACTGATGAGGCTGAGCAGTGCTTTCC
This is a stretch of genomic DNA from Helianthus annuus cultivar XRQ/B chromosome 16, HanXRQr2.0-SUNRISE, whole genome shotgun sequence. It encodes these proteins:
- the LOC110917684 gene encoding B-box zinc finger protein 20 isoform X2; this translates as MKIQCDVCHKSEAVVYCTADEASLCSACDHCVHHANKLANKHLRFSLIHPSFKDSPRCDICQERRAFLFCKEDRAILCRECDIPIHKASEHTKKHTRFLLTGVKLSASLSCYDNSFQQTPSSSNSNGSVESTKAFGSSADQRSASVNDNYPYSNYSLSQGEMDQTGSISEYLTETLPGWHVDQFLDCYEFGL
- the LOC110917684 gene encoding B-box zinc finger protein 20 isoform X1, whose product is MKIQCDVCHKSEAVVYCTADEASLCSACDHCVHHANKLANKHLRFSLIHPSFKDSPRCDICQERRAFLFCKEDRAILCRECDIPIHKASEHTKKHTRFLLTGVKLSASLSCYDNSFQQTPSSSNSNGSVESTKAFGSSADQRSASVNDNYPYSNYSLSQGEMDQTGSISEYLTETLPGWHVDQFLDCYEFGKFSKTF